Proteins encoded by one window of Cannabis sativa cultivar Pink pepper isolate KNU-18-1 chromosome 4, ASM2916894v1, whole genome shotgun sequence:
- the LOC115715128 gene encoding mulatexin: MKLSNLLTLFFLSCLSVLLVGIVSTDGAQCGRQAGGALCRNNLCCSQWGFCGSTEAYCGAGCQSQCWNERPDHRCGAGTGNSPCAPGRCCSRFGFCGSTAAYCQGNNCQYQCWRIAPSTDELIRAMLGDYNANDDSDIRNVISESIFNEMFKHRKDCPSKGFYDYQSFVIAAASFPGFGTTGDVATRKREIAAFFAQTSHATAGKWIDSFDQHAWGYCFINRTSGEYDYCTSSHWPCAAGKKYNSRGPIQLTHNYNYGLASEALGIDLINNPELVATDSVVSFKTAVWYWMTQHDNNPSFHNIVINANSGIKNQLPTYANTNNDKNLVGYYKRYCDMLRVSYGDNLDYLSKFPNASGISMLSQI, from the exons ATGAAGTTAAGCAACCTTCTTACACTCTTTTTCCTTTCCTGTCTTTCTGTTTTGCTAGTGGGGATTGTCTCTACAGATGGAGCCCAATGTGGAAGACAGGCAGGCGGGGCCTTGTGTCGAAATAACCTCTGTTGTAGCCAATGGGGTTTTTGTGGTAGCACAGAAGCCTATTGTGGAGCTGGTTGTCAAAGTCAATGTTGGAATGAAAGACCTGATCACAGATGTGGGGCTGGCACTGGAAACAGTCCATGCGCTCCAGGAAGGTGTTGTAGCAGATTTGGGTTTTGTGGTAGCACAGCTGCTTATTGCCAAGGAAACAATTGTCAATACCAATGTTGGAGAATTGCACCTTCCACTGATGAACTCATTCGTGCTATGCTCGGAGATTATAACGCCAATGATGATTCAGATATAAGAAATGTTATTAGTGAATCAATCTTCAACGAAATGTTTAAGCATAGAAAGGATTGCCCAAGTAAAGGTTTCTACGATTACCAGTCTTTTGTCATTGCTGCTGCCTCTTTTCCTGGTTTTGGTACCACTGGAGATGTGGCAACTCGTAAAAGGGAAATCGCAGCTTTCTTTGCTCAAACATCTCATGCAACTGCAG GAAAATGGATTGATTCATTTGATCAACATGCATGGGGATATTGCTTTATCAATAGAACTTCTGGCGAGTATGATTATTGTACATCTTCTCATTGGCCATGTGCTGCTGGCAAAAAATATAATAGTCGAGGACCAATTCAACTTACCCA CAACTACAACTATGGGCTTGCTAGTGAAGCACTGGGAATAGATTTGATAAACAATCCTGAATTGGTAGCAACAGACTCAGTGGTGTCCTTCAAAACTGCCGTATGGTATTGGATGACTCAACATGATAACAACCCTTCATTCCACAACATTGTTATCAATGCAAATTCTGGAATTAAAAACCAACTCCCAACTTATGCTAATACCAATAATGACAAAAACCTTGTTGGGTACTATAAAAGGTACTGTGACATGTTAAGGGTGAGTTATGGAGATAACTTAGACTATTTGTCTAAGTTTCCTAACGCCTCTGGCATTTCTATGCTTTCCCAGATCTGA